Proteins encoded by one window of Acetivibrio thermocellus ATCC 27405:
- a CDS encoding IS982-like element ISCth1 family transposase: MMELDKNYYIKEIENLKDFVTVAYIIIDDIYQKVTPPHIANRCNINNSVMSDSEIITICIVGELLTIDSEKAWLGFCKKNMRDLFPKFCDRTRFNRTRRNLHAVIEEIRKELSNLTGYAQQPYRIVDSIPIPVCKFGRAKFHKTFRGFGATYGKCPSKKEIYLGYKLHMLATLDGFITDFAITPANVDDRAGVWDLIDSYRRITLIGDKGYIGTEFAVELKEEKEIEILPVKRSNSKLQFPKAIRQLIFKLRRRIETSASQLTQQLNIEKVLAKSYWGFLARVKTKLLAYNLCYYINKLIGRDINFSRIKELVFG; the protein is encoded by the coding sequence ATGATGGAGCTTGATAAAAATTATTATATCAAAGAAATTGAAAACTTAAAAGACTTTGTAACTGTCGCCTACATCATAATTGACGACATTTACCAGAAGGTAACTCCACCACACATTGCAAATCGCTGTAACATCAATAATTCGGTTATGAGCGATAGTGAAATAATTACCATATGTATTGTTGGAGAGTTACTCACTATCGACTCTGAGAAAGCTTGGTTGGGTTTCTGTAAGAAGAATATGAGAGACCTGTTTCCCAAATTCTGTGACAGGACCAGGTTCAATAGAACCCGCAGAAACCTGCACGCAGTAATTGAGGAAATCAGAAAAGAACTCTCAAACCTTACAGGGTATGCCCAGCAACCTTACCGGATAGTAGATAGTATTCCTATACCGGTGTGCAAATTTGGAAGAGCCAAGTTCCATAAAACATTCCGTGGTTTCGGAGCAACTTATGGAAAATGTCCTTCCAAAAAAGAAATATATCTGGGCTATAAGCTGCATATGCTTGCAACCCTGGATGGTTTTATAACTGATTTTGCAATTACACCTGCCAATGTTGATGATCGTGCTGGTGTATGGGACCTGATTGATTCTTACCGGCGGATAACCTTAATTGGAGATAAGGGATATATTGGAACAGAATTTGCTGTTGAACTAAAAGAGGAAAAGGAAATAGAGATCCTACCTGTTAAAAGGAGCAACAGCAAGTTACAGTTTCCGAAAGCTATAAGGCAATTAATCTTCAAATTAAGGCGCCGGATAGAGACTTCGGCTTCTCAGCTTACCCAGCAACTCAATATAGAGAAGGTGCTTGCAAAGTCGTACTGGGGATTTTTAGCCAGGGTAAAAACCAAGCTTTTAGCCTACAACTTATGTTATTACATCAATAAGCTTATAGGCCGTGATATTAATTTTTCGAGGATCAAAGAGTTAGTATTTGGTTAA
- a CDS encoding clostripain-related cysteine peptidase, which translates to MNRDNRPTGRQKRIGSGTGNVSRRGSGLGSGPVGRPGGYSDRSKGTGTSGRSGPARSFGSYGSYGGYGGYSSGRRRRSSGCSKYLTILILILAIAYYIYSNFGGGSGNSTSTNNFLNGTSSVSGYVDKGEYPVDTTVSELARAKRTVLKGNGEDIATVMIYMCGTDLESKWGMATADLKEMLNAEISDKVNIIVETGGTLKWQNNTVDSSTNQRFKVTNDGLKLLEGNLGKKSMVEPETLSDFIKYCKTNFPADRYMLILWDHGGGSVSGYGYDQHYPSNTMRLDEIAVALKNGGCVFDLIGFDACLMATLETAIVLEPYADYMIASEEVEPGIGWYYTGWITALSRNTSIKTIDLGKKLIDDYVKEVRAKTPSSQATLSLVDLAELKGTIPQAFTKFAKSIDTLVTRNEYKTVSNARANTKEFAKSSKINQIDLINFAENLGTDEGKKLAEALRGCIKYNRTSKNITNANGLSIFFPYGNLSKVNSMLDTYEQIGIDKEYSKCIKSFASVSAGGQIVSSGSNNMLEVLLGSFTEGSSNSGQSLTTAALEILLEEFLNSGNYGRITGGESDSLDWLDVNLMKSSVDYYRKNRFDPSALKITEKNGQRVLSMSEEQWSLVQQMEMNVFIDDGEGFIDLGLDNVYEFNEDGDLVMEFDGTWLALNGNIVSYYMISDDRHGDTYSTKGRIPALLNGQLVDIIVVFDNENPYGKVLGAQIRYDTKAETETLAKGLIDIVAGDKIDFLCDYYTYEGEYIDTYFLGEQYTATGEWKIENLHLGYRDYQMTYRITDIYGNKYWTPSVTN; encoded by the coding sequence ATGAACAGAGATAACAGGCCTACAGGAAGACAAAAACGCATAGGCTCAGGTACCGGTAACGTCAGCCGGCGCGGCAGTGGTTTGGGTTCGGGACCTGTAGGTAGACCGGGGGGATATTCTGACAGGTCCAAAGGAACCGGGACAAGTGGAAGAAGCGGCCCGGCAAGAAGCTTTGGCAGTTATGGAAGTTACGGAGGCTACGGAGGTTATTCGTCCGGCAGACGGAGAAGGTCTTCCGGTTGTTCAAAATACTTGACAATACTCATATTGATTCTGGCAATTGCATATTACATATACAGTAATTTTGGTGGAGGTTCGGGAAACTCAACTTCAACCAACAATTTCCTGAACGGAACGTCTTCGGTTTCCGGTTATGTTGACAAAGGCGAGTATCCGGTTGATACCACTGTGTCGGAGCTTGCCCGTGCGAAAAGGACCGTTTTAAAAGGCAATGGAGAAGATATAGCAACCGTAATGATATACATGTGCGGTACCGACCTTGAGTCAAAATGGGGTATGGCCACCGCTGATTTAAAAGAAATGCTCAATGCCGAGATTTCCGACAAAGTAAATATTATTGTGGAGACCGGCGGAACTTTAAAGTGGCAGAACAATACCGTAGACAGCAGCACAAACCAGCGCTTTAAAGTTACCAATGACGGGCTTAAGCTTTTGGAAGGCAATTTGGGCAAAAAATCGATGGTTGAGCCGGAGACCCTTTCGGATTTTATAAAATATTGCAAGACGAACTTTCCGGCTGACCGTTACATGCTTATCCTGTGGGATCACGGCGGAGGTTCCGTCAGCGGTTACGGTTATGATCAGCATTATCCAAGCAATACAATGAGGCTTGATGAAATTGCCGTTGCCCTTAAAAACGGCGGCTGTGTTTTTGACCTGATAGGCTTTGATGCCTGTCTTATGGCTACGCTTGAAACAGCCATTGTACTGGAACCTTATGCGGACTATATGATTGCTTCGGAAGAGGTTGAACCGGGAATCGGATGGTATTATACCGGTTGGATAACAGCTCTTTCCCGAAATACATCGATAAAAACCATTGACCTTGGGAAAAAGCTTATTGATGACTATGTAAAGGAAGTAAGGGCGAAAACGCCGAGCAGCCAGGCCACATTGTCGCTTGTTGACCTGGCGGAGCTCAAAGGTACCATACCGCAGGCCTTTACAAAGTTTGCAAAATCAATAGACACACTGGTTACCAGAAATGAATATAAGACTGTATCCAATGCCCGGGCAAATACGAAGGAATTTGCAAAATCATCGAAGATAAATCAGATTGATCTTATTAACTTTGCTGAAAACCTTGGTACCGATGAAGGGAAAAAACTTGCCGAGGCATTGCGCGGGTGTATTAAATACAACCGGACATCGAAAAACATAACAAATGCCAACGGTTTGTCAATATTCTTCCCCTATGGAAATCTTTCAAAGGTAAACTCAATGCTTGATACTTATGAACAGATAGGTATCGATAAAGAGTACAGCAAATGTATAAAAAGTTTTGCAAGCGTGTCGGCCGGAGGACAGATTGTGTCAAGCGGCAGCAATAATATGCTTGAAGTCCTGCTGGGGAGCTTTACGGAAGGTTCTTCAAATTCCGGCCAGTCCTTGACTACCGCCGCTTTGGAAATTTTGCTGGAGGAATTCTTAAATTCCGGAAATTACGGCAGGATTACGGGTGGAGAAAGTGATTCTCTGGATTGGCTGGATGTCAATCTTATGAAGTCTTCCGTAGATTATTACAGGAAAAACCGGTTTGACCCTTCGGCTCTCAAGATAACCGAAAAGAACGGGCAGAGGGTTCTGTCGATGTCGGAGGAACAGTGGAGTCTTGTCCAGCAGATGGAAATGAATGTTTTCATAGATGATGGAGAAGGATTTATTGACCTTGGTCTTGATAATGTATACGAATTCAATGAAGACGGAGACCTTGTGATGGAATTTGACGGAACATGGCTTGCTCTAAACGGCAATATTGTAAGCTACTACATGATAAGTGATGACCGCCATGGGGATACTTATTCGACAAAAGGAAGAATACCTGCATTGCTGAACGGTCAGCTTGTTGACATTATTGTGGTGTTTGACAATGAAAATCCTTACGGAAAAGTGCTTGGAGCCCAGATAAGGTATGACACAAAGGCCGAGACTGAAACTTTGGCAAAGGGACTTATAGATATAGTTGCAGGAGACAAAATTGATTTCCTTTGCGATTACTACACTTATGAAGGTGAGTACATAGATACCTATTTCCTTGGAGAGCAGTATACGGCAACCGGTGAGTGGAAAATAGAGAATTTGCATCTTGGGTACAGGGATTACCAGATGACCTACCGCATAACGGACATATACGGCAACAAGTACTGGACACCGTCTGTTACAAATTAG